One region of Haladaptatus cibarius D43 genomic DNA includes:
- a CDS encoding MazG nucleotide pyrophosphohydrolase domain-containing protein, which yields MTEVGELNEELDLHLDPELRMLDLVSETGELSKTVLVTQEYGESEFELTDEMVDEFGDVYYCLLSFAHEVGIDPDEALETSLEKYRARLGESGSVGSGE from the coding sequence ATGACCGAGGTTGGAGAACTAAACGAGGAGCTTGATCTGCACCTCGACCCAGAACTGCGAATGTTAGACCTCGTTTCGGAAACCGGCGAGCTTTCGAAAACCGTGCTTGTGACACAGGAGTACGGTGAGTCGGAGTTCGAATTGACCGACGAAATGGTGGACGAGTTCGGTGATGTGTACTACTGCTTGCTTTCGTTCGCACACGAAGTTGGTATCGACCCCGACGAAGCACTGGAAACGAGCCTGGAAAAATATCGAGCGCGTCTCGGCGA